One stretch of Schlesneria sp. DSM 10557 DNA includes these proteins:
- a CDS encoding glycerophosphodiester phosphodiesterase family protein — MNPSLDPVTVLKGLIQDFRQLWRELLIFDVLFQLVRAWLIVPLIAMALSFLLFKAGRVAVSNQDIFNFLLSPLGAAYAVTLSATTAVLILLEQAGMLVVIGMRHRPQSAPLEGGHDRLTPLMSSFWRISRLGLLKLSVLTLLAAPLLASAYLTYLVLLTQHDIYYYLTVRPAAFWQAAIAGTILLATMTVCGAFLLVEWLLALPIVLFETLPARSALAASRQRVRGARSRIALLLLCWGGMSFGLGAILTAGFQYCAEMLLARLGQDSVPLLASLLIVQSGLIGFASFLSNSAISLLIHRVYHDISGSDHPLREIASSAASRSPDHAVERFTATRVRIAAAVTVTVTILVPVGFWILLAERVATRGTVLVTAHRGSAAHAPENTLAAIQRAIDIGADYTEIDVHQTKDGVVVLLHDRDLRRVAGDSRRLSQITFEEVQKLDVGRWFSEEFAQTRVPTLTEALRLCRDKIRVNIELKVFGPSAELAEAVTRIVREEGFESHCIITSLSDEALNQVRQFHPRIPVGIIVGQSIGDVNRFDVDALSVRADHLTDEMIRSAQQLNRQVMVWGIKGERQINAQLRRGVDNLIASDPELAIRLRDRWRDACDRDRVVMGLQILLGISQETTNSALEND; from the coding sequence ATGAACCCATCTCTTGATCCCGTCACTGTACTCAAAGGGCTCATCCAGGATTTTCGTCAGCTCTGGCGAGAACTTTTGATTTTTGATGTTCTCTTTCAGTTGGTCCGGGCCTGGCTGATCGTTCCACTGATCGCGATGGCACTCTCGTTCCTGCTCTTCAAAGCGGGACGAGTCGCCGTCAGCAATCAGGACATCTTCAATTTTTTGCTGTCTCCACTGGGTGCTGCCTACGCTGTCACCTTGAGTGCGACCACTGCCGTTTTGATTCTGCTGGAACAAGCAGGAATGCTCGTCGTCATCGGAATGCGGCACCGGCCCCAGTCTGCGCCTCTCGAAGGGGGACACGACCGTCTGACGCCCCTGATGAGTTCGTTCTGGCGAATCAGTAGACTGGGACTGCTCAAATTAAGTGTGCTGACCCTGTTGGCCGCCCCCCTCCTGGCGTCCGCATATCTAACCTATCTCGTGCTCCTGACGCAGCATGACATTTACTATTATCTCACAGTCCGCCCCGCTGCATTCTGGCAAGCCGCAATTGCGGGCACGATACTGCTGGCAACAATGACGGTGTGCGGAGCGTTCCTGCTTGTCGAATGGTTGCTCGCCCTGCCGATTGTCCTTTTTGAGACCCTGCCTGCCCGATCAGCACTTGCTGCCAGTCGCCAACGGGTGCGCGGTGCTCGGTCCCGGATCGCACTGCTACTGCTCTGCTGGGGTGGTATGAGTTTTGGACTCGGAGCGATACTCACCGCCGGCTTCCAGTATTGTGCCGAGATGCTTTTGGCTCGCCTTGGTCAAGACTCGGTGCCACTTCTGGCTTCACTACTGATCGTGCAGTCAGGATTGATCGGCTTCGCCTCATTCCTCTCCAATTCGGCAATTTCATTACTGATTCACCGCGTCTACCATGACATAAGTGGTTCTGATCATCCGCTTCGGGAGATCGCTTCATCAGCAGCATCGCGATCTCCTGATCACGCCGTCGAACGCTTCACTGCAACCCGGGTCCGGATTGCCGCGGCAGTGACGGTAACTGTGACCATTCTCGTACCCGTCGGATTCTGGATTCTTCTCGCGGAACGGGTCGCGACTCGCGGCACAGTACTTGTGACCGCACATCGAGGCTCTGCCGCGCATGCTCCGGAGAATACTCTGGCGGCGATTCAGCGGGCCATCGACATTGGTGCTGACTACACCGAGATCGATGTTCATCAAACGAAAGACGGAGTTGTCGTATTGCTGCACGATCGCGATTTGCGACGAGTGGCAGGTGACTCACGCCGACTGAGTCAAATTACATTTGAAGAAGTTCAGAAATTGGATGTCGGACGCTGGTTCTCTGAAGAGTTCGCCCAAACCCGTGTCCCGACGCTTACGGAGGCACTGAGACTTTGCCGCGACAAAATTCGAGTCAACATCGAGCTCAAGGTATTCGGCCCCTCTGCAGAACTCGCTGAAGCGGTAACGCGCATCGTTCGTGAAGAGGGCTTCGAGTCGCACTGCATTATCACTTCACTCAGTGACGAGGCACTTAATCAGGTGCGTCAATTCCATCCTCGCATTCCAGTGGGAATCATTGTGGGTCAGTCGATCGGCGATGTGAACCGCTTTGATGTGGATGCACTCAGTGTTCGGGCCGACCATCTCACTGACGAGATGATTCGATCGGCCCAGCAACTCAACCGACAGGTCATGGTCTGGGGAATTAAAGGAGAGCGACAGATCAATGCTCAGCTCAGGCGAGGAGTCGACAACCTGATCGCGAGTGATCCCGAGTTGGCGATTCGGCTCAGAGACCGCTGGAGAGACGCGTGCGACCGAGATCGAGTGGTCATGGGACTGCAAATCTTGCTGGGAATCAGCCAGGAAACAACCAATTCGGCACTCGAAAACGACTAA